From Roseburia hominis, the proteins below share one genomic window:
- a CDS encoding DNA topoisomerase: MGKSVFIAEKPSVAQEFAKALHLNLKRRDGYLEAENAIVTWCVGHLVTMSYPEVYDEKYKRWSLQTLPFIPKEFKYEVIPAVKKQFEIVKGVLTRSDVDRIYVCTDSGREGEYIYRLVEQMAHVKGKERRRVWIDSQTEEEILRGIREAKDLSEYDNLSESAYLRAKEDYLMGINFSRLLTLKYGNSISNYLGNKYTVVSVGRVMTCVLGMVVRREREIREFVKTPFYRVMESVEVNGHTLEGEWRVQKDSRYFEFPRLYKENGFKEHRDAEELIRYLVGREASGTAQQQMPGGEVPGLACRILAIEKKKEKKNPPLLFNLAELQNECSKRFKISPDETLRIVQELYEKKLVTYPRTDARVLSTAVAKEITKNLNGLSKYPMAAPYMQDILGFGSYKTLAKSRYVNDKQITDHYAIIPTGQGLGALHAMPPVSKRVYDLIVRRFLSIFYPPAVYQKVAITTQIKEEQFFTSFRVLTEEGYLKVAGLPGQKKDKSEQETDTGKKDVEEGAGEDAEKDMDADFFACVKNLKKGDVLAVKGLTIKEGETTPPKRYNSGSMILAMENAGQLIEDEELRAQIKGSGIGTSATRAEILKKLFNIKYLSLNKKTQIITPTLLGEMIFDVVEHSIRSLLNPELTASWEKGLTYVADGDITPDEYMTKLDHFIVSRTNGVLGLNNQSQLRSCYDKAAVFYKNGATAKTRKGKGKTS; the protein is encoded by the coding sequence ATGGGAAAATCAGTATTTATCGCGGAGAAGCCCAGCGTGGCTCAGGAGTTTGCCAAGGCTCTGCACCTGAATCTGAAAAGAAGGGATGGGTATCTGGAAGCAGAGAATGCCATCGTTACCTGGTGCGTGGGCCATCTGGTCACCATGAGTTATCCCGAAGTATATGATGAAAAATATAAGCGGTGGAGTCTTCAGACTCTGCCGTTTATCCCGAAGGAGTTCAAATATGAGGTGATTCCTGCGGTAAAGAAACAATTCGAGATTGTAAAAGGCGTTCTGACCCGGTCCGATGTGGACAGGATCTATGTCTGTACGGACTCGGGACGAGAGGGAGAATACATTTACCGTCTGGTGGAACAGATGGCACATGTGAAGGGGAAGGAGCGCCGCAGGGTCTGGATCGATTCCCAGACAGAGGAGGAGATTCTCCGGGGCATTCGCGAGGCGAAAGACCTTTCGGAGTATGACAATCTGTCCGAGTCCGCCTATCTCAGAGCAAAAGAGGATTATCTGATGGGGATTAATTTTTCCCGCCTTCTGACTCTGAAATATGGAAACAGCATCTCGAACTATCTGGGAAATAAATATACCGTGGTTTCCGTGGGCCGTGTCATGACCTGCGTACTGGGCATGGTGGTACGGCGCGAGCGGGAGATCCGCGAGTTTGTGAAGACACCGTTCTATCGGGTGATGGAATCGGTGGAGGTAAACGGACATACATTGGAAGGGGAGTGGAGAGTACAGAAGGATTCCCGGTATTTTGAATTTCCCCGTTTATATAAGGAAAATGGATTTAAGGAGCACAGGGACGCCGAGGAGCTGATACGTTACCTGGTGGGAAGAGAGGCTTCGGGAACTGCGCAGCAGCAAATGCCAGGCGGGGAAGTGCCGGGGCTTGCCTGCCGTATTCTGGCGATCGAGAAAAAGAAAGAAAAGAAGAATCCGCCGCTTTTGTTCAACCTGGCGGAACTTCAGAACGAGTGCTCCAAACGCTTTAAGATCAGCCCGGATGAGACGCTTAGGATCGTGCAGGAATTGTATGAAAAGAAGCTGGTGACCTACCCGAGAACAGATGCGCGTGTACTTTCGACAGCAGTGGCAAAGGAGATCACCAAGAATCTGAACGGGCTGAGCAAGTATCCGATGGCGGCTCCATACATGCAGGATATTCTGGGATTTGGGAGCTATAAGACATTGGCAAAAAGCCGGTATGTCAATGATAAGCAGATCACAGACCATTATGCGATTATTCCGACAGGGCAGGGACTTGGCGCCCTTCATGCGATGCCTCCGGTCTCAAAACGGGTATATGACCTGATCGTGCGGAGATTTTTGAGTATTTTCTATCCTCCGGCGGTCTATCAAAAAGTGGCCATTACCACGCAGATTAAAGAAGAACAGTTTTTTACCAGCTTCCGTGTGCTGACGGAGGAAGGCTATCTCAAGGTGGCGGGACTTCCGGGACAAAAGAAGGATAAGAGCGAACAGGAGACAGATACCGGGAAAAAAGATGTAGAAGAAGGGGCAGGTGAAGATGCGGAAAAGGACATGGACGCCGACTTCTTTGCGTGCGTTAAGAACCTGAAAAAGGGTGATGTGCTTGCCGTGAAGGGCCTTACAATCAAAGAAGGAGAGACAACGCCTCCCAAACGCTACAATTCCGGCTCTATGATTCTTGCCATGGAGAATGCCGGACAGCTCATCGAAGATGAGGAGCTGCGGGCGCAGATCAAAGGAAGTGGGATCGGTACCAGTGCCACCAGAGCCGAGATCCTGAAAAAACTGTTCAATATCAAATACCTGTCGCTGAATAAAAAGACGCAGATCATTACGCCGACTTTGTTAGGAGAGATGATTTTTGATGTGGTAGAGCATTCGATTCGTTCCCTTTTGAATCCGGAGCTTACAGCGAGCTGGGAGAAGGGGCTTACCTACGTGGCGGACGGAGATATCACACCGGATGAGTACATGACTAAACTGGATCACTTTATTGTGAGCCGCACGAATGGAGTGTTGGGATTAAATAATCAGTCACAGCTTAGAAGCTGCTACGACAAAGCCGCAGTTTTCTATAAAAACGGAGCAACCGCAAAAACCAGGAAAGGAAAGGGAAAGACATCATGA
- a CDS encoding ABC transporter ATP-binding protein, whose amino-acid sequence MLEIENLTKVYGKTLAADHVSFRVMPGQVGILLGPNGAGKSTVIKSIAGLLRYNGQVKICGHPGRSLEAKRVFGYVPEIPSMFEALTVREHIEYIKRAYQSQISEEEVEFLLKRFELFDKQDKMGNELSKGMMQKVSICCALAVKPQVIMLDEPMVGLDPQAIKELKEVIKELRGFGVTILISTHMLEMVDGLWDVMFVMEKGRIIGSYSKEDAGNKELEDLFFEMTGGEK is encoded by the coding sequence ATGCTTGAAATAGAAAATTTAACGAAGGTTTACGGAAAGACTTTGGCGGCAGATCACGTTAGTTTTCGCGTAATGCCCGGACAGGTCGGAATCCTGCTTGGTCCGAATGGCGCGGGAAAATCCACGGTGATCAAGAGCATAGCCGGACTTTTGCGGTACAACGGTCAGGTAAAGATCTGTGGCCACCCGGGACGGTCCCTGGAAGCGAAACGGGTTTTTGGATATGTGCCGGAGATTCCGAGTATGTTCGAGGCGCTGACTGTAAGAGAGCATATTGAATACATAAAGAGAGCCTATCAAAGTCAGATCTCGGAAGAAGAGGTCGAGTTCCTGTTAAAGCGTTTCGAGCTGTTTGATAAGCAGGATAAGATGGGGAACGAATTGTCAAAAGGTATGATGCAGAAGGTGAGCATTTGCTGCGCCCTCGCGGTGAAGCCGCAGGTGATCATGCTGGACGAACCGATGGTGGGGCTGGACCCGCAGGCCATCAAAGAGTTAAAGGAAGTGATCAAAGAGCTCAGAGGGTTTGGGGTCACGATTCTGATCAGTACGCATATGCTGGAGATGGTGGACGGTCTTTGGGACGTGATGTTCGTGATGGAAAAGGGGCGGATCATTGGTTCCTACAGCAAGGAAGATGCGGGCAATAAGGAGCTGGAAGATTTATTCTTTGAGATGACAGGCGGTGAAAAATAA
- the ppk1 gene encoding polyphosphate kinase 1, with protein sequence MDREMLNYTQNRELSWLKFNQRVLEEAQDSSVPLLERMKFVAIFTSNLDEFFMIRVGSLYDMSLTDNSAIDSRSGMTPKEQLEAIFAAVAPLYKERDKTYAEIKKLLSPYGVCGLSIKELEQQEKKYVKKYFKDQVLPVLSPQIVDANHPFPHLLNKAIYVIANLKKDNKTMLGIVPVPHFISEILYLPGHDIRYIRMEKVIMEYLELVFDKYEVSDKNYICVTRNADVSPDDEALEINDDFRFLMRETLHKRRRMAVVRLETAEPLTKEMEKYFCDKFKIKQNQIYRTKMPMKLDFIFSIMDKVPTSMKRSLTDEPFTPQPSRYLAEGSVMKQVKKHDVLLSYPYESMDPFLRMIKEAAYDPSVLTIKITIYRLAKKARLVEYLCAAAENGKEVTVLIELRARFDEQNNIDWSERLEEAGCRVIYGFDGYKVHSKICLITYRNKNEIHYITQVGTGNYNEKTATMYTDVSLITADRGIGTDASVFFKNMSIGNLNGSYEHLIVSPTSLKLKVLALMDEEIKKGESGRIVMKMNSVTDVDFIKKVSEASKAGVRVDLIVRGICCILPGVPGYTDNLRVTSIVGRFLEHPRIFCFGSGADRKVYIGSADMMTRNTEKRVEVACPVYDERVKAQLIQMLKIMLADNTKARELQNNGVYIKKEKGTSKVCAQEYFMKEAVTVKRPKVEKEENIGDKLRKFFRKRK encoded by the coding sequence ATGGACAGGGAAATGTTGAATTACACGCAGAACAGGGAACTTTCCTGGTTAAAGTTTAACCAGAGAGTTTTGGAGGAAGCACAGGATAGTTCTGTGCCGCTTCTGGAACGCATGAAGTTTGTCGCTATTTTCACCAGCAATCTGGATGAATTCTTCATGATCCGCGTGGGCAGCCTGTATGACATGTCTTTGACGGATAACAGTGCCATCGACAGCCGTTCAGGCATGACGCCAAAGGAGCAGCTGGAGGCAATCTTTGCAGCGGTGGCGCCGCTTTATAAAGAGAGAGACAAAACGTATGCTGAGATCAAGAAGCTGCTCAGTCCATACGGAGTCTGCGGTCTTTCGATCAAAGAGCTGGAACAGCAGGAGAAAAAGTATGTAAAGAAATATTTCAAAGATCAGGTACTCCCGGTTCTGTCTCCGCAGATCGTTGACGCGAATCACCCGTTCCCGCATCTTTTGAATAAAGCGATCTATGTGATCGCGAATCTGAAGAAAGACAATAAAACGATGCTTGGTATTGTTCCGGTACCGCATTTTATTTCAGAGATTTTATACCTTCCGGGACATGATATCCGTTATATCCGGATGGAGAAGGTGATCATGGAATATCTGGAACTGGTATTTGATAAATATGAAGTTTCGGATAAGAACTATATCTGTGTTACGAGAAATGCAGACGTATCTCCGGACGATGAAGCGCTGGAGATCAACGATGATTTCCGTTTTCTGATGAGAGAGACGCTGCACAAGCGCCGCCGTATGGCAGTCGTGCGCCTGGAGACAGCGGAGCCGCTCACAAAAGAGATGGAGAAATATTTCTGCGACAAATTTAAGATTAAGCAGAATCAGATCTACCGTACCAAGATGCCGATGAAGCTGGATTTCATTTTCTCTATCATGGATAAGGTGCCAACTTCCATGAAGCGCTCTCTGACGGACGAACCGTTCACACCGCAGCCGTCCCGCTATCTGGCGGAGGGAAGCGTGATGAAGCAGGTAAAGAAGCACGATGTCCTTCTGTCTTATCCGTATGAGAGTATGGACCCGTTCCTACGCATGATTAAGGAAGCTGCCTATGATCCAAGTGTTTTGACGATCAAGATTACGATTTATCGTCTGGCTAAGAAGGCGAGATTGGTGGAATATCTCTGTGCAGCGGCTGAGAATGGGAAGGAAGTCACGGTGCTGATCGAATTGCGCGCCCGCTTTGATGAACAGAATAATATTGACTGGTCAGAGCGGTTGGAGGAGGCCGGCTGTCGGGTGATCTATGGATTTGACGGCTATAAGGTGCACTCCAAGATCTGCCTGATTACATATCGCAATAAGAACGAGATTCACTATATTACGCAGGTGGGAACCGGCAATTACAATGAAAAGACGGCTACGATGTACACTGATGTGTCTCTGATCACCGCGGACCGCGGGATTGGTACAGATGCTTCCGTATTTTTCAAGAACATGTCCATTGGAAACTTAAATGGCAGCTACGAGCATCTGATCGTATCGCCTACCAGCCTGAAGCTGAAGGTGCTGGCGCTGATGGACGAGGAGATCAAAAAAGGCGAGAGCGGAAGAATCGTAATGAAGATGAACTCTGTTACGGACGTAGACTTTATAAAGAAGGTCTCCGAGGCGTCAAAAGCAGGCGTCAGAGTAGATTTGATCGTGCGTGGAATCTGTTGTATTTTGCCGGGAGTTCCGGGATACACGGATAATCTGCGAGTGACCAGTATTGTGGGACGTTTCCTGGAGCATCCGCGTATTTTCTGCTTTGGATCAGGAGCGGACCGGAAGGTTTATATCGGATCAGCGGATATGATGACCAGAAATACGGAGAAGCGTGTGGAGGTTGCGTGTCCGGTTTATGATGAGCGTGTGAAAGCACAGCTCATTCAGATGTTAAAGATCATGCTGGCTGACAACACGAAGGCGCGTGAGCTGCAGAACAACGGTGTTTATATTAAAAAAGAAAAGGGCACCTCGAAGGTTTGTGCCCAGGAATATTTCATGAAAGAGGCGGTTACCGTAAAACGTCCTAAAGTGGAAAAGGAGGAAAATATTGGCGATAAGCTGAGGAAATTCTTCCGGAAGAGAAAATAG
- a CDS encoding UDP-N-acetylglucosamine pyrophosphorylase — protein MKEMTVKEMYTLEETIAKDIFEGVTYPWEVLPKIGNFILELGKTLPEEEYEKRGENVWVAKSAKVAPTAFINGPAIIGKEAEVRHCAFIRGNAIVGEGAVVGNSTELKNVILFNKVQVPHYNYVGDSVLGYKSHMGAGSITSNVKSDKKLVVVKTPEGGIETGMKKFGAMLGDNVEVGCGTVLNPGSVVGSGTNIYPLSMVRGYVPANSIYKKQGEVVEKQ, from the coding sequence ATGAAAGAAATGACAGTAAAAGAAATGTATACGCTGGAAGAGACCATTGCAAAAGACATTTTTGAAGGAGTTACCTATCCATGGGAGGTCCTGCCGAAGATTGGGAATTTTATTCTTGAGTTGGGTAAGACTCTGCCGGAAGAAGAATACGAGAAACGCGGTGAGAATGTATGGGTGGCAAAAAGTGCGAAGGTCGCGCCGACAGCATTCATTAACGGTCCCGCGATCATCGGAAAAGAGGCGGAGGTGCGCCACTGTGCGTTTATCCGCGGTAACGCCATCGTGGGCGAAGGCGCGGTCGTAGGAAATTCGACCGAGCTGAAAAATGTGATTCTGTTTAATAAAGTGCAGGTTCCGCATTACAATTATGTGGGGGATTCCGTTCTCGGCTACAAATCTCATATGGGAGCCGGCTCTATTACTTCAAATGTAAAATCAGATAAGAAGCTGGTAGTGGTAAAGACGCCGGAAGGCGGAATCGAGACCGGAATGAAAAAATTCGGTGCAATGCTGGGCGATAACGTAGAGGTCGGCTGCGGAACGGTCCTGAATCCGGGAAGCGTTGTGGGAAGCGGAACGAACATTTACCCGCTTTCCATGGTGAGAGGATATGTACCGGCGAACAGTATTTACAAAAAGCAGGGAGAAGTTGTAGAAAAACAGTAG
- a CDS encoding putative ABC exporter domain-containing protein, producing MKTLFYVAKREFINRLKKALRRPVTYLFAVFIIGYIGILLFALKEMMGDIHFDNPAGLAIVITVLIFVALPSSYMMYAMRKGIIFKPSHAHFIFSAPISPKRVLLFGALKNILMDLIFGIAIFVIGILFFSVSVWKMLLVFVLWVVMTALQESAIVVLLYGNDKVSAQKVDKAGKVLLGVLVLLGLFVAWYIHSYGLSVASVAGIFEHPVLQMLPLIGWNIATFRLVILGATTVNVVCTCLYFLSTAVLVFAAWKMECTGGYYEEAAKFADDYQALRQRNKRGETGTGKEKYRHLKSGMAGKGASAIFHRHFLEYKKARFFIFNSMDLVSVFIAFVMAKAYDGDGKYASLFLLGIVAYVVFCTSGAVGKWEKELNNPYLYLIPARPIEKLWYATLMEHIKSLIDGTIIYGVIGVSWHVPIWQIVSCILIYVLFQADKMYMRIFAIYILGDHFGTQLRNLFRMLIQSSVMGIGIFLAVMLGVLIDVNFVFPALLIYGVVITAIVMVLAAGRFEVLEQID from the coding sequence ATGAAGACTTTATTTTATGTTGCGAAAAGAGAGTTCATAAACCGTCTGAAGAAGGCGCTTCGGCGCCCGGTGACGTACCTGTTCGCGGTATTTATCATAGGCTATATAGGTATACTGTTGTTTGCTCTCAAAGAGATGATGGGAGATATTCATTTTGACAATCCGGCGGGACTTGCCATCGTGATCACGGTTTTAATTTTCGTGGCGCTGCCGTCCAGCTATATGATGTATGCCATGAGAAAGGGAATCATTTTTAAACCAAGCCATGCGCACTTTATATTTAGCGCACCGATTTCCCCGAAACGGGTCCTTCTGTTCGGAGCTTTAAAGAATATTCTCATGGATTTGATTTTTGGCATTGCGATTTTTGTGATTGGAATTTTGTTTTTCAGTGTATCGGTTTGGAAAATGCTTCTGGTCTTTGTGTTGTGGGTGGTGATGACGGCTTTGCAGGAGAGTGCGATTGTCGTTCTCTTATATGGAAATGACAAAGTATCCGCACAGAAGGTAGATAAGGCGGGAAAAGTGCTCCTGGGAGTTTTGGTGCTTTTGGGACTCTTTGTCGCATGGTATATTCACAGCTATGGTCTGTCTGTCGCGAGCGTGGCGGGGATATTCGAGCACCCGGTGCTTCAGATGCTTCCGCTGATCGGGTGGAATATTGCGACCTTCCGGCTGGTGATTCTGGGAGCCACTACGGTCAATGTGGTATGTACATGCCTCTATTTTCTGTCCACAGCTGTTTTGGTATTTGCGGCGTGGAAGATGGAGTGTACAGGCGGCTATTATGAGGAGGCAGCGAAATTTGCGGATGATTATCAGGCGCTGCGTCAGAGAAACAAACGGGGCGAGACCGGTACGGGCAAGGAAAAATACCGCCACCTGAAGTCCGGTATGGCGGGAAAGGGTGCAAGTGCGATTTTTCACCGGCATTTTCTGGAATATAAGAAAGCCCGCTTCTTCATTTTTAATTCTATGGACCTGGTGAGTGTGTTCATCGCTTTTGTGATGGCGAAGGCTTATGACGGAGATGGGAAGTACGCCTCCTTGTTCCTTTTGGGAATTGTGGCCTATGTTGTGTTCTGCACTTCGGGAGCCGTGGGGAAATGGGAGAAGGAGCTTAACAATCCCTACCTGTATCTGATACCGGCAAGACCGATAGAGAAATTGTGGTATGCGACACTCATGGAACACATTAAGTCCCTGATTGATGGAACAATCATTTATGGGGTGATCGGAGTGAGCTGGCATGTTCCAATCTGGCAGATTGTAAGCTGTATTTTGATTTATGTGTTGTTTCAGGCAGATAAGATGTACATGCGGATTTTTGCTATCTACATTCTGGGAGATCATTTTGGGACGCAGCTTCGCAATTTGTTTAGAATGCTGATCCAGTCCAGCGTGATGGGAATCGGAATTTTCCTGGCGGTGATGCTGGGCGTACTGATAGATGTGAATTTCGTCTTCCCCGCACTTTTGATTTACGGCGTTGTGATCACGGCTATAGTGATGGTTCTGGCAGCCGGAAGGTTTGAAGTGCTGGAGCAGATTGATTAA
- a CDS encoding sodium:solute symporter, with translation MIVKVILLIVFFAVMVGVGLYARKSATSVDGFVLGGHAAGPWLTAFAYGTSYFSAVVFVGYAGQFGWKYGLSATWIGLGNAFIGSLLAWVILGRRTRVMSQHLQSKTMPDFFGERFDSKALKIVASVIVFVFLVPYTASVYNGLSRLFGMAFDIPYTYCVLAMALFTGVYVILGGYMATAINDFIQGIIMLGGICAVIAAVLSGQGGFIQAIRTMAEIPSDVPLTQGQPGAFVSFFGPDPLNLLGVVILTSLGTWGLPQMVHKFYAIKDEKSINTGTVISTVFAVVISGGCYFLGGFGRLFDNPSIYNAKTGLPVYDSIVPYMLSTLPDILIGVVVVLVLSASMSTLSSLVLTSSSTLTLDCIKGNLVKKMSEKTQVVVMQVLIVFFIVLSVVIALDPPTFIAQLMGISWGALAGAFLAPFMYGLYWKKVTPAAVWGSFICGVGITISNMYLKYIASPINAGAVAMIAGLIVVPIVSLITPQMKKEKVDQIFQCYEEKVTISVKRSLKD, from the coding sequence ATGATAGTAAAAGTGATTCTGCTGATCGTGTTTTTTGCAGTGATGGTGGGAGTCGGTCTGTATGCGCGTAAGAGTGCGACCAGTGTGGACGGATTCGTGCTGGGAGGACATGCGGCCGGACCGTGGCTTACCGCATTTGCATATGGAACATCTTACTTTTCAGCAGTAGTATTTGTAGGATATGCAGGACAGTTTGGGTGGAAATACGGTCTGTCGGCGACCTGGATCGGACTGGGAAATGCGTTTATCGGAAGTCTGCTCGCTTGGGTCATTTTAGGGCGCAGGACCCGTGTTATGAGTCAGCATCTGCAGTCGAAGACCATGCCGGATTTCTTCGGAGAGCGGTTTGACAGCAAAGCGCTGAAAATCGTGGCGTCGGTGATTGTTTTCGTATTCCTGGTTCCGTATACGGCGTCGGTATATAACGGGCTTTCACGCTTGTTCGGAATGGCGTTTGATATTCCTTATACATACTGTGTTCTTGCAATGGCGTTGTTCACCGGCGTTTACGTTATCCTGGGAGGATATATGGCGACGGCGATCAATGACTTTATCCAGGGCATCATCATGCTGGGCGGAATTTGTGCCGTCATTGCAGCCGTGTTAAGCGGGCAGGGCGGGTTTATCCAGGCAATTCGGACGATGGCGGAGATTCCAAGCGACGTGCCTTTGACTCAGGGCCAGCCTGGAGCCTTTGTTTCGTTCTTCGGTCCGGACCCCTTAAATCTGCTGGGAGTTGTGATCCTGACTTCTCTTGGAACCTGGGGACTTCCGCAGATGGTGCACAAGTTCTATGCGATTAAAGACGAAAAATCCATCAATACCGGTACGGTCATCTCTACGGTTTTTGCGGTAGTGATCTCCGGCGGCTGCTACTTCCTGGGTGGTTTTGGACGTTTGTTCGACAATCCGTCTATCTATAATGCAAAGACAGGGCTTCCGGTATATGACAGCATCGTGCCTTATATGCTGTCTACGCTTCCGGATATACTGATCGGCGTTGTCGTGGTTCTGGTGCTTTCGGCATCAATGTCCACCCTGTCGTCCCTGGTGCTTACTTCCAGCTCCACTCTGACCCTGGATTGTATCAAGGGCAATCTGGTGAAGAAGATGAGTGAGAAGACGCAGGTCGTTGTGATGCAGGTACTTATCGTGTTCTTCATCGTGCTTTCTGTTGTGATCGCACTGGATCCGCCGACCTTTATCGCGCAGCTCATGGGAATTTCCTGGGGCGCTCTGGCCGGGGCATTTCTGGCGCCGTTTATGTACGGATTGTATTGGAAGAAGGTAACGCCGGCCGCTGTGTGGGGCAGCTTTATCTGCGGCGTAGGAATCACCATTTCCAATATGTACCTGAAATACATAGCATCTCCGATCAATGCAGGTGCGGTGGCTATGATAGCAGGACTGATCGTTGTTCCGATCGTTAGTCTGATCACGCCACAGATGAAGAAAGAAAAAGTGGACCAGATCTTCCAGTGTTATGAGGAGAAGGTTACGATCAGTGTGAAACGTTCGTTGAAGGATTAA
- the recA gene encoding recombinase RecA, producing the protein MANISDENKKKALDAAIAKLEKDYGKGTVMKLGDPSVRTAVETVPTGSLSLDLALGMGGVPKGRIVEIYGPESSGKTTVALHMVAEVQKRGGIAGFIDAEHALDPVYAKNIGVDIDELYISQPDSGDQALEITETMVRSGAIDIIVVDSVAALVPRQEIEGDMGDSHVGLQARLMSQALRKLTPVISKSHCVVIFINQLREKVGVMFGNPETTTGGRALKFYASVRMDVRRTETLKQGGEMVGNHVRVKIVKNKIAPPFKEAEFDIMFGKGISREGDIIDLAANVNVVNKSGSWYAYNGEKIGQGRENAKNYLASHPEIMDEIEAKVRAHYGIGVEGEEKEADNKKAESKETES; encoded by the coding sequence ATGGCAAATATCAGTGATGAGAATAAGAAAAAAGCATTAGATGCAGCGATTGCAAAATTAGAGAAAGATTATGGAAAGGGAACTGTGATGAAGCTGGGGGATCCTTCTGTACGAACCGCGGTGGAGACTGTTCCCACCGGTTCGCTTAGTCTGGATCTTGCCCTGGGTATGGGCGGTGTGCCGAAGGGAAGAATCGTGGAGATCTACGGGCCGGAATCGAGTGGTAAGACCACCGTTGCACTGCACATGGTCGCAGAAGTACAGAAGCGGGGAGGAATCGCAGGATTCATTGATGCAGAACATGCACTGGACCCTGTCTACGCCAAGAATATCGGAGTGGATATTGATGAACTCTACATTTCTCAGCCGGATAGCGGAGATCAGGCGTTAGAGATTACGGAGACGATGGTGCGTTCCGGTGCTATTGATATTATCGTAGTGGATTCGGTGGCTGCTTTGGTACCGAGACAGGAGATTGAAGGAGATATGGGAGACAGCCATGTGGGTCTGCAGGCACGACTGATGTCCCAGGCCCTCAGAAAACTGACTCCGGTCATCAGTAAATCCCATTGCGTCGTGATCTTCATTAACCAGCTCCGTGAAAAAGTCGGCGTGATGTTTGGAAATCCCGAGACCACGACAGGAGGCCGTGCTCTGAAGTTTTATGCATCTGTCCGTATGGATGTCAGAAGAACCGAGACCTTAAAACAGGGCGGCGAGATGGTCGGAAACCATGTGCGCGTCAAGATCGTCAAGAATAAGATCGCTCCGCCGTTCAAGGAAGCAGAATTCGATATCATGTTTGGAAAGGGAATTTCCCGGGAAGGAGATATTATTGATCTGGCAGCAAACGTGAATGTGGTCAATAAGAGTGGTTCTTGGTATGCTTATAACGGAGAGAAGATCGGCCAGGGCCGGGAGAACGCGAAGAACTATCTTGCTTCGCACCCGGAGATTATGGATGAGATCGAGGCTAAGGTACGGGCGCACTATGGCATCGGAGTCGAGGGAGAAGAAAAAGAGGCAGACAACAAAAAGGCAGAAAGTAAAGAGACAGAATCCTAA
- a CDS encoding MBL fold metallo-hydrolase yields MKLTIFGTGNADVTECFNTCFALSEEHRHFLVDAGGGNKILKVLKDARIPVEEIHDIFITHEHIDHLLGVIWLVRIIGQKINQGKYQGELRIYCHAGLASTIRTIAELTIIEKVTRHIGERILLIPLESGEQKEIIGCPVTFFDIESTKAKQFGFTMLLPSGTKLSCCGDEPYNECEYEYVKESDWLMHEAFCLYAQRDQFKPYEKHHSTVKEACELAERLKVPNLILYHTEEKNLKNRKEWYTEEGKQYYHGNLYVPDDMEVFLIES; encoded by the coding sequence ATGAAGCTGACAATATTTGGCACAGGAAATGCGGATGTGACGGAGTGTTTTAACACCTGTTTTGCGCTTTCCGAAGAGCATAGACATTTCCTGGTAGATGCAGGGGGAGGCAATAAGATCTTGAAAGTCTTAAAAGATGCCCGAATTCCTGTTGAAGAGATTCACGATATTTTTATTACTCATGAACATATTGATCACCTGCTGGGAGTGATCTGGCTTGTGCGTATTATCGGTCAGAAGATAAACCAGGGGAAGTATCAGGGCGAGCTTCGGATTTATTGTCATGCAGGTTTGGCTTCTACGATCAGGACCATCGCGGAGCTTACGATTATAGAGAAGGTCACGCGGCATATCGGTGAAAGGATTTTGCTGATTCCGCTTGAGAGTGGGGAACAAAAAGAGATTATCGGCTGTCCGGTCACGTTCTTTGACATTGAATCGACCAAGGCGAAACAATTTGGTTTTACGATGCTCCTTCCGAGTGGGACAAAGCTATCCTGTTGTGGTGACGAACCATATAATGAGTGCGAATATGAATATGTGAAGGAAAGTGACTGGCTGATGCATGAGGCCTTCTGTCTGTATGCGCAGCGTGATCAGTTTAAACCATATGAAAAGCATCACAGTACCGTGAAGGAAGCCTGTGAATTGGCCGAGAGGCTAAAGGTTCCGAATCTGATCCTGTATCACACGGAAGAAAAGAACCTGAAAAATCGAAAAGAATGGTATACAGAGGAAGGAAAACAGTATTATCATGGCAATTTGTATGTGCCGGATGATATGGAAGTCTTTCTCATTGAATCATAA